Proteins from a genomic interval of Desulfovibrio piger:
- a CDS encoding DUF134 domain-containing protein gives MRPQKLRLIAAKPACRRFSPDTGNDAPAMTLGLDMLEALRLADAEGLSQEEAARQMEISPPTFCRLLAEARRRVAQALTRGLPLVMEGGPVRLRCQHHSGGEGPHGGHGQQPDGATRTPGTADQTEEPCPPARPRGGHGFGHGRRSRTSR, from the coding sequence ATGCGACCGCAAAAATTGCGCCTCATCGCTGCCAAGCCCGCGTGCCGACGCTTCTCCCCTGACACAGGGAACGACGCGCCCGCCATGACGCTGGGCCTGGACATGCTGGAGGCACTGCGCCTGGCTGATGCCGAAGGGCTGTCGCAAGAAGAGGCCGCCCGGCAGATGGAGATCTCTCCGCCCACGTTCTGCCGCCTGCTGGCCGAAGCCCGCCGGCGTGTGGCCCAGGCCCTGACCCGGGGGCTGCCCCTGGTCATGGAGGGCGGTCCCGTACGGCTGCGTTGCCAGCACCACAGCGGAGGAGAGGGCCCTCACGGCGGACACGGACAGCAGCCGGATGGGGCGACGCGGACGCCCGGGACAGCAGATCAGACAGAGGAGCCGTGTCCTCCTGCCCGTCCGCGTGGCGGGCATGGCTTCGGGCATGGCAGGAGAAGCCGGACATCACGCTGA